In a single window of the Ancylobacter polymorphus genome:
- a CDS encoding GMC family oxidoreductase encodes MLFDYVIVGGGSAGCVLANRLSANPNTKVALIEAGPDTPPENIPESIYGEGYLPDYFSPARYWTRLKVYRSAIGNRSMEEVVRDETPERYEQARVMGGGSSVNAQIALRGLPSDYNEWEAMGASGWGWENCLPYFKRLERDMDFDGEYHNKDGPLPIRRVFDGDWAGFARAFRDALVESGLPYSADCHATFEDGCFPYPKNNVYGRRVSAATAYLTNTVRARSNLHVFSGTEVTGLLFAEGNRVKGVKAFRNGTTEDVLGNETIVSAGALHSPAILMRAGIGPADHLREVGISVRADRPGVGSNLQDHPLVGLGVHLRPDARLQPNIKNPFLMYTRFSSGMDGCPKGDMKMSLGNRFDQSAVGHQFAAIRVGPDKAYSRGHVRLNGAALTDEPIVMFNLLSDPRDMQRMIDGIKFAYNILTSKLVSGTVHSVFAGAYTAWIRRLSSPAPHMRAITKVGSMLLDAGAITRKPLMMIAEPRKFAIAKMIKDDKAIEAFARATVLGNWHAVGTCRMGRSNDKGAVVDSNGRVLGVSGLRVVDASIMPSVPCANTNLTTLMLAERMSDLILKG; translated from the coding sequence ATGTTGTTTGACTATGTTATCGTCGGCGGCGGCTCGGCCGGATGTGTACTGGCAAACAGGTTGTCGGCCAATCCGAACACAAAGGTCGCGCTCATCGAGGCGGGACCTGATACGCCGCCCGAAAACATCCCGGAATCGATCTACGGAGAAGGCTATCTCCCAGACTATTTCAGCCCCGCGCGCTACTGGACGCGTTTGAAAGTCTATCGGTCCGCGATCGGCAACAGGTCGATGGAAGAAGTTGTCCGTGACGAGACGCCGGAGAGATATGAGCAGGCGCGGGTCATGGGCGGTGGTTCCAGCGTGAATGCGCAAATCGCGCTCCGTGGCTTGCCGTCGGACTACAATGAGTGGGAAGCGATGGGCGCCTCCGGCTGGGGCTGGGAAAATTGCCTGCCGTACTTCAAGCGCCTGGAGCGGGATATGGACTTCGACGGCGAGTATCACAACAAAGACGGTCCACTGCCAATCCGGCGCGTGTTTGACGGTGACTGGGCAGGATTTGCCCGTGCGTTCCGCGACGCGCTAGTCGAGAGCGGGTTGCCTTATTCCGCCGATTGCCATGCCACGTTCGAGGATGGCTGCTTCCCATATCCCAAGAACAATGTGTATGGGCGTCGTGTATCCGCTGCGACTGCCTATCTGACGAACACAGTCAGGGCTCGAAGTAACCTGCATGTTTTTAGCGGAACCGAAGTGACCGGGCTTCTTTTCGCGGAAGGAAACCGCGTGAAAGGCGTAAAAGCGTTCCGCAATGGAACAACAGAGGACGTGCTTGGGAACGAAACGATCGTCTCCGCCGGTGCTTTGCATTCGCCGGCAATTCTAATGCGCGCCGGCATTGGTCCTGCCGATCATTTGCGCGAAGTTGGAATCAGTGTGCGCGCCGACAGGCCCGGCGTCGGTTCAAATCTGCAGGATCATCCTCTTGTTGGCCTCGGCGTGCATTTGCGACCAGACGCGCGGCTACAGCCCAACATCAAAAATCCGTTTCTGATGTACACACGGTTCTCGTCCGGTATGGACGGGTGCCCAAAAGGAGACATGAAGATGTCCCTTGGCAACAGGTTCGACCAAAGCGCCGTCGGGCATCAATTCGCCGCGATTCGCGTTGGTCCGGATAAGGCATACTCGCGTGGCCATGTCAGGCTGAACGGGGCGGCGTTGACCGATGAGCCGATCGTTATGTTCAACCTGTTGTCTGATCCGCGTGATATGCAAAGAATGATCGACGGCATCAAGTTTGCGTACAACATACTGACGTCGAAGTTAGTCAGCGGTACCGTTCATTCGGTGTTCGCGGGGGCCTATACAGCGTGGATAAGGCGCCTTAGCAGCCCCGCCCCTCATATGCGCGCCATCACGAAGGTCGGCTCAATGCTGCTGGATGCCGGCGCAATAACCCGCAAGCCTCTGATGATGATCGCCGAGCCAAGAAAGTTCGCGATCGCGAAGATGATCAAGGATGACAAGGCCATCGAAGCATTCGCCCGTGCGACGGTGCTGGGAAACTGGCACGCGGTCGGTACCTGCCGGATGGGGAGAAGTAACGATAAGGGCGCAGTTGTAGATTCGAACGGCCGTGTTCTAGGTGTCTCGGGCTTACGCGTAGTGGATGCCTCAATCATGCCGAGCGTCCCATGCGCAAATACGAATCTTACGACGTTGATGCTGGCTGAAAGAATGTCAGACCTTATCCTCAAGGGCTGA
- the frc gene encoding formyl-CoA transferase — translation MAGALDGIRILDFTHVQSGPTCTQLLAWFGADVIKVERPGEGDITRSQLRDVPNADSLYFTMLNSNKRSITLDTKNRTGKYVLEELIKICDVMVENFAPGALDRMGFPWETIQRMNPRIIVASVKGFGPGPFEGCKVYENVAQCTGGAASTTGFRDGLPLVTGAQIGDSGTGLHLALGIVTALYQRTLTGRGQKVLCAMQDSVLNLCRVKMRDQQRLGRGPLLEYSQSSEGIAFGDAVPRAGNDSGGGQPGRILKCKGWETDPNAYIYFITQAQVWKQVCEVIGKLEWIEHPDYAMPAARFSRLNEIFNEIEKWTMTRTKFDVMDILNKVDIPCGPILSMKEIAEDASLYATGTLARVEHPVRGTYITVGNPIKLSDNDVPVERSPLLGEHTEEILKNILKLDQASIDTIKASGAIG, via the coding sequence ATGGCTGGAGCACTAGACGGTATTAGAATACTCGACTTTACACACGTCCAATCGGGGCCGACCTGCACCCAACTGCTTGCGTGGTTCGGCGCGGACGTGATCAAAGTCGAACGTCCCGGGGAGGGCGACATTACACGCTCGCAGCTGCGCGATGTTCCGAACGCGGACAGCCTATACTTCACGATGCTGAATTCGAACAAGCGTTCGATCACGCTTGATACGAAAAACCGCACGGGCAAGTACGTTCTCGAGGAACTCATCAAGATCTGCGACGTGATGGTCGAGAATTTCGCGCCAGGCGCTTTGGATCGTATGGGCTTTCCGTGGGAGACAATCCAAAGGATGAACCCGCGCATCATTGTTGCTTCGGTGAAGGGATTCGGCCCCGGTCCGTTCGAAGGCTGCAAGGTTTATGAGAACGTTGCACAGTGCACCGGCGGCGCCGCCTCGACGACGGGCTTTCGCGACGGTCTCCCGCTTGTGACTGGTGCGCAGATCGGTGATTCCGGCACGGGTCTTCATTTGGCGCTTGGCATCGTTACGGCGCTCTATCAGCGTACGCTAACGGGTAGGGGACAGAAGGTTCTCTGCGCCATGCAGGACTCGGTGCTGAACCTGTGCCGCGTGAAGATGCGCGATCAGCAGCGTCTTGGCCGAGGTCCGTTGCTCGAATACTCGCAGTCTAGCGAAGGCATTGCGTTCGGCGATGCGGTTCCGCGCGCGGGCAATGATTCAGGCGGCGGTCAGCCTGGACGCATCCTCAAATGCAAGGGCTGGGAAACCGACCCGAATGCCTACATCTACTTCATCACCCAGGCGCAGGTCTGGAAGCAGGTGTGCGAGGTCATCGGCAAGCTGGAATGGATCGAGCATCCGGACTATGCAATGCCCGCCGCGCGCTTCTCCCGCCTCAACGAAATTTTCAACGAGATAGAGAAGTGGACGATGACCCGGACCAAGTTCGACGTCATGGACATCCTCAACAAGGTCGACATTCCATGCGGCCCGATCTTGTCGATGAAAGAGATTGCCGAGGACGCCTCGCTCTATGCGACCGGCACGTTGGCCCGCGTTGAGCATCCGGTACGTGGTACCTACATAACGGTCGGCAACCCGATCAAGCTGTCGGACAACGACGTTCCGGTCGAGCGCTCGCCGCTGCTCGGCGAGCACACCGAGGAAATTCTCAAGAACATCCTCAAGCTTGACCAGGCCAGTATCGACACCATCAAGGCCTCAGGAGCCATTGGATAG
- a CDS encoding DUF5681 domain-containing protein produces MADNSDKSDEPDKSKKSDKYEEAKKAIIFGTGYKKPPEHTRFQKGKSGNPKGRPRKKSASSDRTLAEQPTLAAAHRAADKTISVREGDEIRDVSAREAVIQAMTVAALKGNSRAGALVIGQFREADRAHAMAIEISNNFWSTYKAEKSAELAKAKEEGKPAPSILPHPDDIVIDRLTGPKFFGPFDEEGQRKIDHTIACREVLIMQHVLDERSSKRLDGGPLTEPGAAMLLAIALDHTLPPRLRFSDGDFIREQYQYGRLSKRDLLKLLFKKWQGVGYPRPRGYVSPNRGEIVSHLKLACALCNGVLSGNIDPDTQSKTEIEAEIIDLMEECGIVPTGIEPPESQSAAGRS; encoded by the coding sequence GTGGCCGATAACTCCGACAAGTCAGATGAGCCCGACAAGTCCAAGAAGTCCGATAAATACGAAGAGGCCAAAAAGGCGATCATTTTCGGGACCGGCTACAAGAAGCCGCCGGAACATACCCGGTTCCAGAAAGGCAAGTCCGGAAACCCCAAAGGCCGGCCGCGCAAGAAATCCGCTTCGTCCGACAGAACCCTCGCGGAGCAGCCAACCCTTGCCGCCGCGCATCGCGCTGCGGACAAGACCATATCCGTTCGTGAAGGCGATGAGATTCGAGACGTATCGGCACGCGAAGCGGTGATCCAGGCCATGACCGTTGCCGCCCTCAAAGGGAACTCGCGCGCGGGGGCGTTGGTCATCGGTCAGTTCAGGGAGGCTGATCGCGCTCATGCCATGGCGATCGAGATCAGCAATAATTTCTGGTCGACCTATAAAGCGGAAAAGAGCGCGGAGCTCGCAAAGGCAAAGGAAGAGGGCAAGCCTGCACCATCGATCCTGCCGCATCCCGACGACATCGTCATCGACCGCCTAACCGGGCCGAAGTTCTTCGGGCCTTTTGATGAGGAGGGGCAGAGAAAAATCGATCATACGATCGCGTGCCGTGAGGTTCTGATCATGCAACATGTGCTCGACGAGCGCAGCAGCAAGAGGCTCGACGGCGGGCCGTTGACGGAACCGGGAGCGGCGATGCTTTTGGCGATCGCTCTCGACCACACGCTGCCGCCACGGCTTCGGTTCTCGGATGGGGACTTCATCCGCGAGCAATACCAATATGGCCGATTGTCCAAGCGCGACTTGCTCAAACTTCTCTTCAAGAAGTGGCAAGGCGTCGGATACCCGCGGCCGCGCGGCTATGTGTCTCCTAACCGCGGTGAGATCGTGTCTCACCTGAAGCTGGCCTGTGCGCTCTGCAACGGGGTTCTGTCGGGCAATATCGATCCAGACACCCAAAGCAAAACGGAGATCGAAGCGGAGATCATCGATCTGATGGAAGAATGCGGCATTGTGCCGACAGGCATCGAACCGCCCGAAAGTCAAAGTGCCGCTGGCAGGTCGTGA
- a CDS encoding site-specific DNA-methyltransferase, with the protein MIETEPTIEMTPLAGLRSYAGNARTHSRKQVRQIADSIRRFGFTNPVLIGEDGEIIAGHGRVMAAKELGMAAVPTVKLAHLSAEERRAYVLADNKLALNAGWDTEILAIELQALIDIDFDLSLTGFSLAEIDLTLDQAREASPDAGEGEEDRIPDLPHSAVTQTGDLWQLGRHRLLCGDSRLETDVARLVGGEQVDLIFTDPPYNVPIDGHVGGLGAIKHREFAFAAGEMSPAQFTEFLTTTLGNAAASAKDGAIAFVCMDWRHMRELLDAGGAVFSELKNLCVWNKSNGGMGSFYRSKHELVFVFKIGAASHTNSFGLGETGRYRTNVWDYAGITSIGAKRMEELSMHPTVKPVALIADAIRDCSRRGESVLDVFGGSGSTLIAAELCGRNARLLECDPAYCDTIITRWQSYTGKRASLADDGRDFDAVAQARALEVRPVPSSKQNKEKRRGR; encoded by the coding sequence ATGATCGAGACGGAACCCACAATCGAAATGACCCCGCTTGCAGGTTTGCGGTCCTATGCCGGCAACGCCCGCACCCATTCCCGAAAACAGGTGCGCCAGATCGCCGACAGCATAAGGCGGTTCGGTTTCACCAATCCCGTTCTGATCGGGGAGGACGGCGAGATCATCGCCGGCCATGGCCGGGTGATGGCGGCTAAGGAACTTGGTATGGCGGCCGTGCCGACGGTGAAGCTGGCACATCTCAGCGCCGAAGAGCGGCGCGCCTATGTGCTGGCCGACAACAAGCTGGCGCTCAATGCCGGCTGGGACACCGAGATCCTGGCGATCGAGCTGCAGGCCCTGATCGATATCGACTTCGATCTGTCTCTGACTGGCTTCTCACTGGCCGAGATCGACCTGACGCTCGACCAAGCGCGGGAGGCATCGCCCGATGCGGGAGAGGGAGAGGAAGATCGTATCCCGGATCTGCCGCACTCGGCGGTCACGCAGACCGGCGATCTCTGGCAGCTCGGCCGTCATCGTCTCCTGTGCGGCGACAGTCGATTGGAGACGGATGTCGCGCGGCTGGTGGGCGGTGAGCAGGTCGATCTCATTTTCACCGATCCGCCCTACAATGTGCCGATCGACGGTCATGTCGGCGGGCTCGGCGCGATCAAGCATCGTGAATTCGCCTTTGCCGCCGGAGAGATGAGCCCGGCCCAGTTTACGGAGTTTCTGACGACGACGCTCGGCAATGCCGCGGCCTCAGCCAAGGACGGCGCCATCGCCTTTGTCTGCATGGATTGGCGCCATATGCGCGAATTGCTCGATGCCGGCGGGGCGGTGTTCTCCGAGCTCAAGAATCTCTGCGTCTGGAACAAGAGTAATGGCGGGATGGGGAGCTTTTACCGCTCCAAGCACGAGCTCGTCTTCGTCTTCAAGATCGGCGCGGCGTCGCACACCAACAGCTTCGGTCTCGGCGAGACCGGGCGCTACCGCACCAATGTCTGGGACTATGCCGGCATCACCAGCATCGGCGCCAAACGCATGGAGGAGCTCTCCATGCATCCGACGGTCAAGCCGGTCGCTCTGATCGCGGATGCCATCCGCGACTGCTCGCGCCGCGGTGAGAGCGTGCTCGATGTGTTCGGCGGCTCCGGTTCAACCCTCATCGCAGCGGAGCTCTGTGGCCGCAATGCCCGCCTCCTCGAATGCGATCCGGCCTATTGCGACACCATCATCACCCGTTGGCAGAGCTACACCGGCAAAAGGGCAAGCCTTGCCGATGACGGCCGCGATTTTGATGCGGTTGCGCAGGCCCGTGCGCTCGAAGTCCGGCCGGTTCCGAGCAGCAAACAGAACAAGGAGAAGCGCCGTGGCCGATAA
- a CDS encoding methyl-accepting chemotaxis protein, translating into MRFANWSILGKISLVVALLGLCSTGCTLFAGRRMADMQDDYTALLEGDARAAVALARMNRQAVWSERSIFQALASTSPEEGREAQTQLAHGLEELHRFAAEAQKALPDHAAEIQALVDRFDAQVKNACAATIQRALAATTADEKHHASQMMMAECEPALEKVRVELASLVATLQDHMHQREEELHARADATQLELYAGTGAAIFFCLVLAFLIATRGIVRPIGRIVGVMEALTSGRFETEVGETERRDEVGRLARGLARFRQELIANAELRAQAAIEEQRSAERLRQQKEEIAATFESRMGRLAESFTNSSTEVAQAATMLSAAAEQTTRQARAVSEAATEASASVQTVAASTEEMSASVREIADQVVRAASIADGASNDSTRIQSEIAELTQAASQIGAVIDLITTIAGQTNLLALNATIEAARAGEAGRGFAVVAQEVKDLASQTAQATEEISAKVTEIQSATDRSVASIARIATTINEIRTASAAISAAIEEQGAATREIAYSTQQAAEGAQVVNGSIHGVGEAAETTGAASVQLKGLSEQLSGQAVQLNTEVRSFVTTLRAA; encoded by the coding sequence ATGCGCTTCGCCAACTGGTCCATACTGGGGAAAATCTCCCTCGTCGTTGCTCTGCTCGGGCTTTGCTCGACCGGATGTACGCTGTTCGCCGGCCGCCGGATGGCGGACATGCAGGACGATTACACGGCGCTGCTGGAGGGCGATGCCCGGGCGGCGGTGGCGCTGGCGCGGATGAACCGGCAGGCGGTATGGTCGGAGCGCTCGATCTTCCAGGCGCTGGCCTCCACCAGCCCGGAGGAGGGCCGCGAGGCGCAGACGCAGCTTGCGCACGGGCTTGAGGAGCTGCATCGCTTTGCGGCCGAGGCGCAAAAGGCGTTGCCCGACCACGCTGCCGAGATCCAGGCGCTGGTGGACCGCTTCGATGCGCAGGTGAAGAACGCCTGCGCCGCCACCATCCAGAGGGCGCTCGCGGCGACGACCGCCGACGAGAAGCACCACGCGAGCCAGATGATGATGGCGGAGTGCGAGCCGGCGCTGGAGAAGGTGCGGGTGGAGCTGGCCAGTCTCGTCGCCACCCTGCAGGACCACATGCACCAGCGCGAGGAGGAACTGCACGCGCGGGCCGACGCCACCCAGCTTGAACTCTATGCCGGCACCGGCGCCGCGATCTTCTTCTGCCTCGTGCTCGCCTTCCTCATCGCCACGCGCGGCATTGTGCGCCCCATCGGCCGTATCGTCGGTGTGATGGAGGCGCTGACCTCCGGGCGCTTCGAGACCGAGGTCGGGGAGACCGAGCGCCGCGACGAGGTGGGGCGGCTGGCGCGGGGGCTGGCGCGCTTCCGGCAGGAGCTGATCGCCAATGCCGAACTGCGCGCGCAGGCGGCGATCGAGGAGCAGCGCTCGGCCGAGCGGCTGCGCCAGCAGAAGGAGGAGATCGCCGCCACCTTTGAAAGCCGCATGGGCAGGCTGGCGGAGTCGTTCACCAACTCGTCCACGGAAGTGGCGCAGGCCGCGACCATGCTCTCGGCCGCGGCGGAGCAGACCACCCGCCAGGCCCGCGCCGTGAGCGAGGCGGCGACGGAAGCCTCCGCGAGCGTGCAGACGGTTGCGGCCTCCACCGAGGAGATGTCCGCCTCGGTGCGCGAGATTGCCGATCAGGTGGTCCGCGCCGCGAGCATCGCCGATGGCGCCTCCAATGATTCGACCCGCATCCAGAGCGAGATCGCCGAACTGACCCAGGCGGCGAGCCAGATCGGCGCGGTCATCGACCTCATCACCACCATCGCCGGGCAGACCAATCTGCTGGCGCTCAACGCCACCATCGAGGCCGCCCGCGCCGGCGAGGCCGGCCGGGGCTTCGCCGTGGTGGCGCAGGAGGTGAAGGACCTCGCCAGCCAGACCGCGCAGGCGACCGAGGAGATTTCCGCCAAGGTGACGGAAATCCAGAGCGCGACGGACCGCTCCGTCGCGTCGATCGCGCGGATCGCCACCACCATCAACGAGATCCGCACCGCGTCGGCGGCGATCTCCGCCGCCATCGAGGAGCAGGGGGCGGCGACACGCGAAATCGCCTACAGCACCCAGCAGGCCGCCGAGGGCGCCCAGGTCGTCAATGGCAGCATCCACGGTGTCGGCGAGGCGGCGGAGACCACAGGCGCCGCTTCGGTGCAGCTCAAGGGCCTGTCCGAACAGCTCTCCGGCCAGGCGGTGCAGCTCAACACCGAGGTGCGCAGCTTCGTGACCACCCTGCGCGCGGCCTGA
- a CDS encoding LysR family transcriptional regulator ArgP, whose product MLDYPSLAAVAAVVREGTFERAAAALGITPSAVSQRVRGLEERLGAILIVRGQPATPTPLGRTLCAHLDRVRLLEHDLAPALGPAAGAGERLTVPVAVNADSLATWFPTAAAAFARATRATLDIALDDEAHTAARLRSGEVLAAVTAEREPVPGCRTLPLGALAYAACASPDFYARHFPDGVTATALEAAPCLRFDRRDFLQARWAQAALGVERLGPVHWVPSTHGFLDLTRLGLGWGLHPVVMVEAEIDAGRLIELVPGRRSAVPLYWTVTRLHAGALSRLTRAVRAAAGTVLRR is encoded by the coding sequence ATGCTGGATTACCCCTCGCTTGCCGCCGTCGCCGCCGTGGTGCGGGAAGGCACGTTCGAGCGCGCCGCCGCCGCGCTCGGCATCACGCCCTCGGCGGTGTCGCAGCGCGTGCGCGGGCTGGAGGAACGGCTCGGCGCCATCCTCATCGTCCGCGGCCAGCCGGCGACGCCGACCCCGCTCGGGCGCACGCTGTGCGCTCATCTCGACCGGGTGCGGCTGCTGGAGCATGACCTCGCCCCGGCGCTCGGCCCCGCAGCGGGGGCGGGCGAGCGCCTCACTGTGCCGGTGGCGGTGAATGCCGACAGTCTCGCCACCTGGTTTCCGACGGCTGCCGCCGCCTTCGCCCGCGCGACGCGGGCGACGCTCGACATCGCGCTCGACGACGAGGCGCACACCGCCGCGCGGCTGCGCAGCGGCGAGGTGCTGGCCGCTGTCACCGCCGAGCGCGAGCCCGTGCCGGGGTGCCGGACGCTCCCGCTCGGCGCGCTGGCCTATGCCGCCTGCGCCAGCCCGGACTTTTACGCGCGACATTTCCCCGACGGTGTCACCGCGACGGCGCTGGAGGCGGCGCCCTGCTTGCGCTTCGACCGGCGGGATTTCCTGCAGGCGCGCTGGGCCCAGGCCGCGCTGGGGGTGGAACGGCTCGGCCCGGTGCATTGGGTGCCCTCCACCCATGGCTTTCTCGACCTCACGCGGCTGGGGCTCGGCTGGGGCCTGCACCCCGTGGTGATGGTCGAGGCGGAGATCGACGCCGGCCGCCTCATCGAGCTGGTGCCGGGCCGGCGCAGCGCCGTGCCGCTGTACTGGACGGTGACCCGCCTGCACGCCGGGGCGCTGAGCCGGCTGACACGCGCGGTGCGGGCGGCGGCGGGCACCGTGCTGCGCCGCTGA
- a CDS encoding LysE/ArgO family amino acid transporter has product MTQPLAPALLPFVTGFLLSAALIIAIGAQNLFVLRQGLRREHVGPIVLFCGTADALLIGAGVAGLGAFLNALPQLATALALGGAGFLGWYGVQALRRMAATDAMAVDASAGTTLARALLATAGFTLLNPHVYLDTVLLMGAAGAAQPEAARPVFVAGAALASFLWFAALGYGARLLRPLFARPAAWRVLDAGVGVIMLALAASLVARALSAPG; this is encoded by the coding sequence ATGACACAGCCGCTCGCGCCCGCCCTCCTCCCCTTCGTCACCGGTTTTCTGCTCTCCGCCGCCCTGATCATCGCCATCGGCGCGCAGAACCTGTTCGTGCTGCGCCAGGGGCTGCGGCGCGAACATGTGGGGCCGATCGTCTTGTTCTGCGGCACCGCCGACGCGCTGCTCATCGGCGCGGGCGTCGCCGGGCTCGGCGCCTTTCTCAACGCCCTGCCCCAGCTCGCCACGGCGCTGGCGCTGGGCGGCGCCGGCTTTCTCGGCTGGTATGGGGTGCAGGCGCTGCGGCGCATGGCGGCGACGGACGCGATGGCGGTTGATGCGTCGGCCGGCACCACGCTGGCCCGCGCGCTGCTCGCCACCGCCGGCTTCACGTTGCTCAACCCGCATGTCTATCTCGACACGGTGCTGCTGATGGGCGCGGCCGGCGCCGCCCAGCCGGAGGCGGCGCGCCCGGTCTTCGTCGCCGGCGCGGCGCTGGCGAGCTTTCTCTGGTTCGCGGCGCTCGGCTATGGCGCCAGGCTGCTGCGCCCGCTCTTCGCGCGCCCGGCGGCGTGGCGGGTGCTCGACGCCGGGGTGGGCGTGATCATGCTGGCGCTGGCTGCCTCGCTGGTGGCGCGTGCCCTCTCCGCCCCCGGCTGA
- a CDS encoding ABC transporter substrate-binding protein yields the protein MRFRVAAFVVTALCLLLAPAPAAQARPLRIVTSFPPSMIELYRTAFRAARPDIEVEFVQRKTTAAVALITGGERLDADLFWASAPDAFELLKLEGRLAPLAPRDTGTPPVVAGYPVNDPSGLYLGFALSGYGVVWNEAYLERHRLGVPQRWRDLTAPVYHGHIGLSSPSRSGTTHLMVEALLQSQGWDEGWAVWRQVGGNLATVTARSFGVAAGVSRGRFGVGITIDFLARPGELDAGPVRFSFPDQKVFTPASIALLKDAVNREAANAFVDFLLSVPGQRLLLDPRIDRQPIRPEFYAEGATVGPNPFAQNDEAATWSFDAGRSAQRYELVNILFDELITFPLSDATDIWRTVYEVEAALLPTPHTEAAREVTRARALLRQMPFDEAEATRLATGVKLARVPRGLPAAPEQAALTARIQRWAAANLAEARAAAETARRLLVEDGRLPALRAGRGTP from the coding sequence TTGAGGTTCCGCGTCGCCGCCTTTGTCGTCACCGCCCTGTGCCTGCTGCTGGCGCCGGCACCCGCGGCGCAGGCGCGCCCCCTGCGCATCGTCACCTCGTTTCCTCCCTCGATGATCGAGCTTTACCGCACAGCGTTCCGGGCGGCGCGGCCGGACATCGAGGTCGAATTCGTGCAGCGCAAGACCACCGCCGCCGTGGCGCTGATCACCGGGGGCGAGCGGCTCGATGCCGATCTGTTCTGGGCCTCGGCGCCGGATGCGTTCGAGCTGCTGAAGCTGGAAGGACGGCTCGCCCCGCTCGCCCCGCGCGACACCGGCACCCCGCCGGTGGTGGCGGGCTATCCCGTCAACGATCCCTCCGGCCTTTATCTCGGCTTCGCGCTGTCGGGCTATGGCGTGGTGTGGAACGAAGCCTATCTGGAGCGCCACCGGCTCGGCGTGCCGCAGCGCTGGCGCGATCTCACCGCGCCGGTCTATCACGGCCATATCGGCCTCTCCTCGCCCTCGCGATCCGGCACGACGCATCTGATGGTCGAGGCGCTGCTGCAGTCGCAGGGCTGGGATGAGGGCTGGGCGGTGTGGCGTCAGGTCGGCGGCAATCTCGCCACCGTCACCGCCCGCAGCTTCGGCGTGGCGGCGGGGGTGTCGCGCGGGCGGTTCGGGGTCGGCATCACCATCGATTTCCTGGCGCGGCCGGGCGAGCTCGACGCCGGGCCGGTGCGCTTCAGCTTTCCCGATCAGAAAGTGTTCACCCCCGCCAGCATCGCCCTGCTGAAGGACGCGGTGAACCGCGAGGCGGCGAACGCCTTCGTCGATTTCCTGCTCTCCGTACCCGGCCAGCGCCTGCTGCTCGACCCCCGCATCGACCGCCAGCCGATCCGCCCGGAGTTCTATGCCGAGGGCGCGACCGTCGGGCCCAATCCCTTCGCGCAGAACGACGAGGCCGCGACCTGGAGCTTCGATGCCGGCCGCTCGGCGCAGCGCTATGAGCTGGTCAACATCCTGTTCGACGAGCTGATCACCTTCCCGCTCAGCGACGCCACCGACATCTGGCGCACCGTCTATGAGGTGGAAGCCGCCCTGCTCCCCACGCCGCACACCGAGGCGGCGCGCGAGGTGACGCGGGCGCGGGCGCTGCTGCGGCAGATGCCGTTCGATGAGGCGGAAGCCACGCGCCTCGCCACCGGGGTGAAGCTGGCGCGCGTGCCGCGCGGCCTGCCCGCCGCGCCGGAACAGGCGGCGCTCACCGCCCGCATCCAGCGCTGGGCCGCCGCCAATCTTGCCGAGGCGCGCGCCGCCGCCGAGACGGCCCGGCGCCTGCTGGTGGAGGACGGGCGGCTGCCGGCGCTGCGCGCGGGACGCGGCACGCCATGA